In the Mytilus galloprovincialis chromosome 10, xbMytGall1.hap1.1, whole genome shotgun sequence genome, one interval contains:
- the LOC143047223 gene encoding transmembrane protein 216-like isoform X2: protein MATAGQQPKPKGRIQLIRSSLPYQVLLYLNGWYFGFFFICEILIFIFKGETLPYAENVLPAEVILVFLLAAIEALRIFFAQKGNLTERIVGVLVSILLSIPAVLGALYLILWQTYVLRVDVILASIQVVLIGLELIFGIISMITFARATPY, encoded by the exons ATGGCTACCGCGGGACAACAACCAAAACCAAAAG gGAGAATACAGTTAATT AGATCTTCACTACCCTACCAAGTTTTACTATATTTGAATGGATGGTACTTTGGATTCTTTTTCATTTGTGAAATactcattttcatatttaaag GAGAAACATTACCTTATGCTGAAAATGTGTTGCCTGCTGAAGTCATACTGGTTTTCCTCCTAGCAGCAATTGAAGCCCTCAGAATTTTTTTTG CTCAAAAAGGTAACCTAACAGAAAGAATAGTTGGTGTATTAGTGTCTATATTACTGAGTATACCTGCTGTGCTTGGAGCTTTATATTTAATACTATGGCAGACCTATGTCTTGAGAGTTGATGTAATATTAGCTTCAATCCAGGTGGTGTTGATTGGACTGGAACTCATCTTTGGAATTATATCTATGATCACATTTGCAag agcTACGCcatattaa
- the LOC143047223 gene encoding transmembrane protein 216-like isoform X1: MRQAIPVKGNKVWRIQLIRSSLPYQVLLYLNGWYFGFFFICEILIFIFKGETLPYAENVLPAEVILVFLLAAIEALRIFFAQKGNLTERIVGVLVSILLSIPAVLGALYLILWQTYVLRVDVILASIQVVLIGLELIFGIISMITFARATPY; this comes from the exons atgaggcaggcaatACCTGTGAAAGGGAAcaaagtct gGAGAATACAGTTAATT AGATCTTCACTACCCTACCAAGTTTTACTATATTTGAATGGATGGTACTTTGGATTCTTTTTCATTTGTGAAATactcattttcatatttaaag GAGAAACATTACCTTATGCTGAAAATGTGTTGCCTGCTGAAGTCATACTGGTTTTCCTCCTAGCAGCAATTGAAGCCCTCAGAATTTTTTTTG CTCAAAAAGGTAACCTAACAGAAAGAATAGTTGGTGTATTAGTGTCTATATTACTGAGTATACCTGCTGTGCTTGGAGCTTTATATTTAATACTATGGCAGACCTATGTCTTGAGAGTTGATGTAATATTAGCTTCAATCCAGGTGGTGTTGATTGGACTGGAACTCATCTTTGGAATTATATCTATGATCACATTTGCAag agcTACGCcatattaa